Proteins from one Desmodus rotundus isolate HL8 chromosome 9, HLdesRot8A.1, whole genome shotgun sequence genomic window:
- the OR10H1 gene encoding olfactory receptor 10H1, with translation MLRTNLSAVSEFILIGFSTFPRLQLMFFLLFLLMYLFTLLGNLLIMTTIWGERSLHTPMYLFLCALSVSEILYTFTIIPRMLADLLSTHRSIAFEACASQMFFSFTFGFTHSFLLMVMGYDRYVAICHPLRYNVLMSPHGCACLVAWSWAGGLVMGLVVTTAIFHLTFCGPNEIHHFACHVPPLVKLACGNNVPDVAKGVGLVCIMALLGCCLLILLSYASIVAAILRIPSAEGRHRAFSTCASHLTVVVVHYGFASVIYLKSKGPQSLEGDTLMGITYTVLTPFLSPIIFSLRNKELKNAMKKTFLSKLYPENI, from the coding sequence ATGCTGAGAACCAACCTCTCAGCAGTGTCCGAATTCATCCTCATCGGCTTCTCCACCTTCCCCCGCCTTCAGCTGATGTTCTTCCTGTTGTTCCTGCTGATGTACCTGTTcaccctactggggaacctgctCATCATGACCACCATCTGGGGTGAGCGCAGcctccacacacccatgtaccTCTTCCTGTGCGCCCTCTCTGTCTCCGAGATCCTCTACACCTTCACCATCATCCCGCGCATGCTGGCCGACCTGCTCTCCACCCACCGCTCCATCGCCTTCGAGGCCTGTGCCAGCCAGATGTTCTTCTCCTTCACATTTGGCTTCACCCACTCCTTCCTGCTCATGGTCATGGGCTATGACCGCTACGTGGCCATCTGCCACCCCCTGCGCTACAACGTGCTCATGAGTCCCCATGGCTGTGCCTGCCTGGTGGCCTGGTCTTGGGCAGGTGGCTTGGTTATGGGGCTGGTGGTGACAACAGCCATTTTCCACCTCACCTTCTGTGGGCCCAATGAGATCCACCATTTTGCTTGTCATGTGCCACCTCTTGTGAAGTTGGCCTGTGGAAATAATGTACCAGATGTGGCCAAGGGTGTGGGCCTGGTGTGCATCATGGCCCTGCTGGGCTGCTGTCTCCTCATCCTCCTCTCCTATGCCTCCATCGTGGCTGCCATCTTGAGGATCCCCTCTGCTGAGGGCCGGCACAGGGCCTTCTCCACATGTGCATCCCACCTCACTGTGGTGGTCGTGCACTATGGCTTCGCCTCTGTGATCTACCTCAAGTCCAAGGGTCCCCAGTCTCTGGAAGGAGACACTCTGATGGGCATCACCTACACAGTCCTCACACCCTTCCTCAGCCCCATTATCTTCAGCCTCAGGAACAAGGAGCTGAAGAACGCCATGAAGAAGACCTTCCTCAGCAAGCTCTACCCAGAAAACATATGA